tgcgcctttaagggttaaggaTGTGCGTGACAAGCTGGAGCAAGCGAAGCTGGATTCGGAGAAGGAAAGTgaaagtaagaagaaaggaAAGTTGTGCCGATCAGAAACGGGAACAGGAAAGCCGGAAAAGGAGAAGCCCGAGAAGCGTCAGTCGGGCAAAACAGGCCGGGAAAAAGCTGAACCGTCGAACGAAGAGCACAAGGATTATCGAGGAGCTTTCACCAAATATTCTACGCCAAAGGCAGCAAACGTTGATCCTCTTGTATTGCATAATTTTACTTCACCGCCGGTCCTGGGCGAAGGGAAAACGCCATTGGGTCATCCGGACCTGCCGAAGACGAAAAAGTTCGTAAATTGCGAAGAGAAAAAGTGTGCAGAATACGACGATGGTAGCAGCTCGAGCGAAGAAGAGGGTTCTGATGAGTCCGATTCGGAACAAGTTAGTTCGTCGCAAGAGGAGGAGAATTCCGGGGAAAAGTGATAGAAGACCAAGTAAAGCTCAACTATCTGCTCGGCAGTTCCTATCAAAAAGGCTTCCGATATTCACTGGACGACTCGAAGAATGGCCAATGTTCATAAGTGCCTATGAGACGTCAAATGAAGCGTGTGGGTTTTCTAACGTCGAGAATCTTTCTCGGCTTCAAGAATGCTTGAAAGGCCAAGCATTAGAAGCGGTTCGAAGCAGGTTATTACTCCATAGTTCAGTGCCGCAAATAATCAAAACGTTGAGGATACTGTACGGTAGGCCTGAACAGTTACTGAACATGTTGCTTACAAACGTTCGGAAGGCACCGCCTCCAAAGGCTGGAAAAGTCGTTGGCAAATGCTTTAAATGCTAAGGGTGTGACACAGCCGCTTCGTGTGACCTGGACAGCGGGAGTTACACGAATAGAGAAGGATTCACAACGAGTGGAGTTGCACATATCGGCGAGAGGCTCATCGCACCGTTTCCGTATTATGGCCGCTCACACAGTAGATAGTTTAAAACTACCGCAACAGACGGTAGCGATGTACAACGTCATAAAAGGCCACTCTCATCTGCGAGGACTACCAGTGGCAGACAATTATCGAGGAACGCCGCAACTCCTGATAGGATTGAAGGACATCCACCTTTATGCGCCTCTCGAGTCCAGGATTGGAAAGCCAGATGAACCGATTGCTGTGCGGTCAAAGCTAGGGTGGACAATTTACGGTCCTTCCTATGCAAGCGGACCAGACACTGGAGTAATAGGACACCATAACTGCGAAACCGTTTCAAATCAAGAGCTGCATGATCTACTGAGATGTCACTACAAGCTAGAAGAGTCGGTGATTTCTGTAGCGCTGCTGCCGGAA
The Armigeres subalbatus isolate Guangzhou_Male unplaced genomic scaffold, GZ_Asu_2 Contig711, whole genome shotgun sequence genome window above contains:
- the LOC134204571 gene encoding cilia- and flagella-associated protein 251-like; amino-acid sequence: MVFCDHCQRWYHFVCAGVTEEVRDDSWSCEECLGHVDSGSKSKHMSQELEKLEKEMEEERQRLELEKLLHKKRLEHQRELFLMRQQAEQEKREIELAYEKEQMELQVAKEEAHRKKRNEVLNRKVKDVRDKLEQAKLDSEKESESKKKGKLCRSETGTGKPEKEKPEKRQSGKTGREKAEPSNEEHKDYRGAFTKYSTPKAANVDPLVLHNFTSPPVLGEGKTPLGHPDLPKTKKFVNCEEKKCAEYDDGSSSSEEEGSDESDSEQVSSSQEEENSGEK